Proteins encoded by one window of Arabidopsis thaliana chromosome 2, partial sequence:
- the NPG1 gene encoding tetratricopeptide repeat (TPR)-containing protein (no pollen germination 1 (NPG1); CONTAINS InterPro DOMAIN/s: Tetratricopeptide-like helical (InterPro:IPR011990), Tetratricopeptide repeat-containing (InterPro:IPR013026), Tetratricopeptide repeat (InterPro:IPR019734); BEST Arabidopsis thaliana protein match is: no pollen germination related 2 (TAIR:AT4G28600.1); Has 573 Blast hits to 561 proteins in 155 species: Archae - 29; Bacteria - 89; Metazoa - 223; Fungi - 37; Plants - 141; Viruses - 0; Other Eukaryotes - 54 (source: NCBI BLink).) — MLGNQSADFSEKGEDEIVRQLCANGICMKTTEVEAKLDEGNIQEAESSLREGLSLNFEEARALLGRLEYQRGNLEGALRVFEGIDLQAAIQRLQVSVPLEKPATKKNRPREPQQSVSQHAANLVLEAIYLKAKSLQKLGRITEAAHECKSVLDSVEKIFQQGIPDAQVDNKLQETVSHAVELLPALWKESGDYQEAISAYRRALLSQWNLDNDCCARIQKDFAVFLLHSGVEASPPSLGSQIEGSYIPRNNIEEAILLLMILLKKFNLGKAKWDPSVFEHLTFALSLCSQTAVLAKQLEEVMPGVFSRIERWNTLALSYSAAGQNSAAVNLLRKSLHKHEQPDDLVALLLAAKLCSEEPSLAAEGTGYAQRAINNAQGMDEHLKGVGLRMLGLCLGKQAKVPTSDFERSRLQSESLKALDGAIAFEHNNPDLIFELGVQYAEQRNLKAASRYAKEFIDATGGSVLKGWRFLALVLSAQQRFSEAEVVTDAALDETAKWDQGPLLRLKAKLKISQSNPTEAVETYRYLLALVQAQRKSFGPLRTLSQMEEDKVNEFEVWHGLAYLYSSLSHWNDVEVCLKKAGELKQYSASMLHTEGRMWEGRKEFKPALAAFLDGLLLDGSSVPCKVAVGALLSERGKDHQPTLPVARSLLSDALRIDPTNRKAWYYLGMVHKSDGRIADATDCFQAASMLEESDPIESFSTIL, encoded by the exons ATGCTCGGGAATCAATCCGCGGATTTTAGTGAGAAGGGGGAAGATGAGATCGTCAGACAGCTTTGTGCTAATGGGATTTGCATGAAAACAACTGAAGTTGAAGCAAAGCTTGATGAAGGAAATATTCAAGAAGCTGAATCTTCTTTGAGAGAAGGATTATCTCTCAATTTCGag GAAGCAAGAGCACTTCTTGGAAGATTGGAATACCAAAGAGGGAATTTAGAAGGCGCACTTCGTGTCTTTGAAGGTATCGACCTTCAAGCAGCTATCCAGCGGTTACAGGTTTCCGTGCCTCTTGAGAAACCGGCTACTAAGAAAAACCGTCCCCGTGAACCGCAGCAATCAGTTTCTCAGCATGCTGCTAACTTGGTCCTTGAAGCTATCTACTTGAAAGCCAAATCCCTTCAAAAGCTTGGGAGAATAACTG AGGCTGCTCATGAATGCAAGAGTGTTCTTGATTCTGTTGAGAAGATATTTCAGCAAGGGATACCAGATGCTCAAGTGGATAACAAACTTCAAGAAACCGTTAGCCACGCCGTTGAACTACTTCCTGCGCTATGGAAAGAATCTGGTGATTATCAAGAAGCCATATCTGCTTATAGACGCGCGCTTTTAAGCCAATGGAATCTTGATAATGATTGTTGTGCAAGGATTCAAAAAGATTTTGCAGTCTTTCTTTTACATTCTGGAGTCGAAGCGAGTCCACCGAGTTTAGGTTCTCAGATAGAGGGATCGTACATACCTAGAAACAACATAGAAGAAgccattcttcttctaatgATTCTTTTAAAGAAGTTTAACCTCGGGAAAGCGAAATGGGATCCGTCTGTGTTTGAGCACCTTACCTTTGCGTTATCTTTATGTAGTCAGACCGCGGTTCTCGCCAAGCAGCTTGAAGAAGTAATGCCTGGTGTGTTTAGCCGTATTGAGCGTTGGAACACTTTGGCTCTTTCTTATAGTGCAGCAGGTCAAAACAGTGCTGCAGTTAACCTTCTTAGAAAGTCTCTGCATAAACACGAACAACCCGATGATCTTGTGGCGCTTTTGTTAGCTGCTAAGCTTTGCAGTGAAGAGCCTTCTTTAGCTGCTGAAGGTACGGGTTATGCGCAGAGAGCGATAAACAATGCTCAAGGTATGGATGAGCATTTGAAAGGCGTTGGTTTGAGGATGTTAGGACTTTGTTTAGGGAAACAAGCGAAGGTTCCGACATCGGATTTTGAAAGATCTCGGCTGCAATCAGAATCATTGAAAGCATTAGATGGAGCTATAGCTTTTGAGCACAATAATCCTGATTTGATCTTTGAGTTAGGTGTTCAATACGCTGAGCAACGGAACTTAAAAGCTGCTTCCCGTTACGCCAAAGAGTTCATCGATGCAACGGGAGGGTCAGTGTTAAAAGGATGGAGATTTCTCGCGCTTGTTTTGTCAGCTCAACAACGGTTTTCAGAAGCAGAAGTTGTGACTGATGCTGCTTTAGATGAAACTGCAAAGTGGGATCAGGGACCTCTCTTGAGACTCAAAGCAAAGCTGAAAATCTCTCAGTCAAATCCAACAGAAGCCGTTGAGACTTATCGTTACCTTCTTGCATTGGTTCAAGCGCAAAGGAAATCTTTCGGACCTCTCAGAACTCTTTCTCAG ATGGAGGAAGACAAAGTGAATGAGTTTGAAGTGTGGCATGGCTTGGCTTATCTTTACTCAAGCCTTTCGCATTGGAACGACGTAGAAGTCTGTCTGAAAAAAGCCGGAGAGCTGAAACAATACTCTGCTTCAATGTTGCATACAGAAG GTCGAATGTGGGAAGGACGAAAGGAGTTCAAACCCGCGCTAGCAGCTTTCTTGGACGGTTTATTACTAGACGGATCATCGGTTCCTTGCAAAGTAGCGGTTGGAGCGTTATTGTCCGAAAGAGGGAAAGATCATCAGCCAACTCTCCCCGTGGCTAGAAGTTTGCTCTCTGATGCATTGAGGATCGATCCAACAAACCGAAAAGCTTGGTATTACTTAGGAATGGTTCATAAATCTGATGGACGTATAGCTGATGCTACTGATTGCTTCCAAGCTGCTTCTATGCTTGAAGAGTCTGATCCTATTGAAAGCTTCTCAACCATTCTTTAA
- a CDS encoding Ribosomal protein L3 family protein (Ribosomal protein L3 family protein; FUNCTIONS IN: structural constituent of ribosome; INVOLVED IN: translation; LOCATED IN: ribosome, chloroplast stroma, chloroplast, membrane; EXPRESSED IN: 23 plant structures; EXPRESSED DURING: 13 growth stages; CONTAINS InterPro DOMAIN/s: Ribosomal protein L3 (InterPro:IPR000597), Ribosomal protein L3, bacterial/organelle-type (InterPro:IPR019927), Ribosomal protein L3, conserved site (InterPro:IPR019926), Translation elongation/initiation factor/Ribosomal, beta-barrel (InterPro:IPR009000); BEST Arabidopsis thaliana protein match is: ribosomal protein L3 plastid (TAIR:AT3G17465.1); Has 8745 Blast hits to 8744 proteins in 2878 species: Archae - 254; Bacteria - 5494; Metazoa - 134; Fungi - 132; Plants - 92; Viruses - 0; Other Eukaryotes - 2639 (source: NCBI BLink).) — protein MAIAMAVVSFPSLLNKTTLSSSLFTPTFLPAKSSSLLIKSSPKTRFVVSSSMEAGIGVMGSKLGMMSFFEEDGTVVPVTVVGFREGNIVTQIKTLATDGYDAVQIGYRRVRDKKLTKPETGHLQKAGTIPMRHLQEFRLTNIEGFEPNQKLVFDEIFKEGDLVDVAGTTIGKGFQGGIKRHHFKRGQMTHGSKSHRALGSIGAGTTPGRVYKGKKMPGRMGGTRTKIRKLKIVKVDKELNVVMIKGALPGKPGNLLRITPAKIVGVNIPKN, from the coding sequence ATGGCGATAGCTATGGCGGTTGTTTCTTTCCCATCTCTGCTCAACAAAACAACCTTATCCTCTTCACTCTTCACTCCCACTTTCCTCCCGGCGAAATCCTCTTCACTTCTCATCAAATCATCACCAAAAACCAGATTCGTGGTTTCATCATCCATGGAAGCTGGAATCGGAGTAATGGGGTCAAAACTCGGGATGATGAGTTTCTTCGAAGAAGACGGCACAGTAGTTCCAGTAACAGTCGTCGGATTCCGCGAAGGTAACATCGTAAcccaaatcaaaaccctagccACAGACGGTTACGACGCGGTTCAAATCGGTTACCGTCGTGTACGCGACAAAAAGCTAACTAAACCGGAAACCGGTCATCTCCAAAAAGCCGGTACAATCCCAATGAGACATCTCCAAGAGTTCAGATTAACAAACATCGAAGGATTCGAACCGAACCAGAAGCTTGTGTTCGATGAGATATTCAAAGAAGGTGATCTCGTTGATGTAGCTGGAACCACAATTGGTAAAGGGTTTCAAGGAGGAATCAAAAGGCATCATTTCAAGAGAGGTCAGATGACTCATGGTTCCAAGAGTCATCGAGCTTTGGGTTCGATTGGTGCTGGTACTACTCCGGGAAGAGTTTATAAAGGGAAGAAGATGCCTGGAAGAATGGGAGGGACGAGGACAAAGATTAGGAAGCTTAAGATTGTTAAAGTTGATAAGGAGCTTAATGTTGTCATGATCAAAGGTGCTTTGCCTGGTAAGCCTGGGAATCTTCTTCGTATTACTCCCGCTAAAATCGTCGGAGTTAACATTCCCAAGAACTAG
- the PAO2 gene encoding polyamine oxidase 2 (polyamine oxidase 2 (PAO2); FUNCTIONS IN: primary amine oxidase activity, oxidoreductase activity; INVOLVED IN: oxidation reduction; LOCATED IN: cellular_component unknown; EXPRESSED IN: sperm cell, male gametophyte, pollen tube; EXPRESSED DURING: L mature pollen stage, M germinated pollen stage; CONTAINS InterPro DOMAIN/s: Amine oxidase (InterPro:IPR002937), Flavin-containing amine oxidase (InterPro:IPR001613); BEST Arabidopsis thaliana protein match is: polyamine oxidase 3 (TAIR:AT3G59050.1); Has 6381 Blast hits to 5960 proteins in 1057 species: Archae - 96; Bacteria - 2371; Metazoa - 1412; Fungi - 575; Plants - 752; Viruses - 0; Other Eukaryotes - 1175 (source: NCBI BLink).), whose product MESRKNSDRQMRRANCFSAGERMKTRSPSVIVIGGGFGGISAARTLQDASFQVMVLESRDRIGGRVHTDYSFGFPVDLGASWLHGVCKENPLAPVIGRLGLPLYRTSGDNSVLYDHDLESYALFDMDGNQVPQELVTQIGVTFERILEEINKVRDEQDADISISQAFSIVFSRKPELRLEGLAHNVLQWYVCRMEGWFAADAETISAKCWDQEELLPGGHGLMVRGYRPVINTLAKGLDIRVGHRVTKIVRRYNGVKVTTENGQTFVADAAVIAVPLGVLKSGTIKFEPKLPEWKQEAINDLGVGIENKIILHFEKVFWPKVEFLGVVAETSYGCSYFLNLHKATGHPVLVYMPAGQLAKDIEKMSDEAAANFAVLQLQRILPDALPPVQYLVSRWGSDVNSMGSYSYDIVGKPHDLYERLRVPVDNLFFAGEATSSSFPGSVHGAYSTGLMAAEDCRMRVLERYGELDLFQPVMGEEGPASVPLLISRL is encoded by the exons atggagTCCAGGAAAAACTCTGATCGTCAAATGCGTAGAG CTAATTGCTTTTCAGCTGGTGAGAGGATGAAGACAAGGTCGCCCTCCGTGATTGTGATCGGAGGTGGTTTCGGTGGGATTTCAGCTGCTCGCACTCTTCAGGATGCTTCCTTTCAG GTTATGGTACTGGAGTCCCGTGACAGAATTGGTGGACGAGTTCACACTGATTACTCATTTGGTTTTCCTGTTGATCTTGGTGCATCATG GCTGCATGGAGTATGCAAGGAGAATCCTCTCGCACCAGTTATTGGAAGACTTGGACTGCCCTTGTATCGTACTAGCGGTGACAATTCCGTCCTGTATGATCATGATCTCGAGAG CTATGCTCTGTTTGATATGGATGGCAACCAAGTTCCTCAAGAATTGGTAACTCAGATTGGCGTAACGTTTGAGCGTATTTTGGAAGAG ATCAATAAAGTCAGGGATGAGCAGGATGCTGACATTTCAATTTCTCAGGCTTTCTCAATTGTCTTTTCTAGGAAACCCGAGCTGAG GTTAGAGGGGCTTGCACACAACGTACTTCAATGGTATGTATGCCGCATGGAAGGATGGTTTGCCGCAGATGCTGAAACCATCTCTGCAAAGTGTTGGGACCAG GAGGAATTGTTGCCTGGTGGACACGGTCTTATGGTTAGAGGGTATCGTCCTGTCATCAATACTCTGGCGAAAGGTCTTGATATCCGAGTAGGCCACAG GGTTACTAAGATTGTCAGGCGGTACAATGGAGTGAAGGTAACGACAGAAAACGGGCAAACTTTTGTTGCGGATGCTGCAGTCATTGCTGTCCCTCTTGGAGTTTTAAAATCGGGAACCATAAAGTTCGAACCTAAGCTACCTGAGTGGAAACAAGAAGCAATCAACGACCTAGGAGTAGGTATTGAGAACAAGATCATACTACATTTTGAGAAAGTCTTTTGGCCGAAAGTAGAGTTTCTAGGAGTGGTAGCTGAAACCTCCTACGGTTGCAGTTATTTTTTGAACCTGCACAAGGCCACGGGTCATCCGGTTCTGGTTTACATGCCGGCTGGTCAGCTTGCCAAAGACATTGAGAAAATGTCTGATGAAGCAGCTGCAAATTTCGCCGTCTTGCAACTCCAGAGAATTCTTCCCGATGCATTGCCTCCGGTACAGTATCTCGTGTCGAGGTGGGGATCTGATGTGAATTCAATGGGATCTTATAGCTATGATATCGTGGGCAAACCTCATGATCTCTACGAGAGGCTTAGGGTTCCAGTGGATAACTTATTCTTTGCCGGTGAAGCGACGAGCTCGAGCTTCCCGGGCTCGGTTCACGGCGCTTATTCAACTGGATTGATGGCAGCTGAAGATTGTAGGATGCGAGTTCTGGAGCGGTATGGTGAGTTGGATCTGTTCCAGCCTGTGATGGGCGAGGAAGGACCTGCCTCTGTACCTCTTCTTATATCTCGTCTCTAA